The sequence tatagtgatgtgcattactgagtgggcccagagatacctctccgacaatcggagtgacaaatcctaatcttgaaatacgccaacccaacaagtacctttggagacacctgtagagcacctttataatcacccagttacgttgtgacgtttggtagcacacaaagtgttcctccggtaaacgggagttgcataatctcatagtcataggaacatgtataagtcatcaagaaagcaatagcaacatactaaacgatcaagtgctaagctaacggaatgagtcaagtcaatcacatcattctcctaatgatgtgatcccgttaatcaaatgacaactcatgtccatggctaggaaactcaaccatcttcgattaacgagctagtcaagtagaggcatactagtgacactttgtttgtctatgtattcacacatgtattatgtttccggttaatacaattctagcatgaataataaacatttatcatgaaataagaaaataaataataactttattattgcctctaggccatatttccttcagttacaTCGTGTATTTCCGGGAGTATGATAAATGAAGATGTTAACCTAGGTCAATTTTTGATTTGGTAACATAGGTGGAGTCATCCTGTACACATGTTTCCTGCAGTTCTGGAAGATACTATCGTATACGAGATCGAATTGCACGCACCGTCTGGGCCGGTTGATCACAAACGTCATGTGATCCGCCTCCACGATTTTGTAATACCTGAGTTTGCATTAATTGCCACAGTAAAAACACAAGAATGTAAGTGCTCTTATTTTGAGAAAGAGAAATGTCATAAAGCTTTTGCAGAAAGTAGAACAAGGTTTCCACTAAAAAATATTTGCTCGTTCTATAGCCCCAAACAAACCGGACTGGAATGAAACAAAAAAAATCGCATCACACCACATGATTGATTGTGATACTATGCCATACCAGATTCCCGGTTGAAGTCGATGGCGGTTTGAATCATCCTCTACTAAGAGGCTCGGATGTTCTACTGGAATCCGAGGGTGTGTCATCGAGAAGGTGTTCAATGCTCCATCATTATCCTCCCAATCTTCATCCCTACCATCACGTCAAAAGTAAGACTTAGCTAATTGTGACTGAGAAATAGCAAAACCTCACAGAAATGGGGCCAATTTTGAACATATGGAACTCCAAATGTACCATCTAAGATGGCTGACCTGTAATCTTTGCAAGGGGGCTCGGAGGCAAAGTGGCGCCACCGACACAATTGCATGACATGTATGAACACAAGAGGGTGAATGTGCATCACACCGGACGGCACGGTGACGCCACAAAACTTGGTTGTCCGCCTGGTAGCGTAGCTGAAGTAGAACGTGTTAGGGAACGTGCGCACATCGGCGTTCATCCTCGCGGCGTTCTGGATGGTGAGGTCTGGTAGAATCCAGTCTCCTGTGGCGAACGGCCCCGACGTGCCAGCAAGTAGGCTGGGTAGGCCTGACACACCGACTGTGCGCCAAGACATGCCAAAGTGGTCGAAACCGAAGTCATAGTAGCGCTTGAGCCAGGGTATGTCGAGCCAGTGGTAGATGGTGGTACCCACTCGGTAGATCTGGGCGAGGCAGACGAAGCTCATAGACCGGTCATCTTCTGGACTGCCACGTTGTAGACGACACTATTT comes from Triticum urartu cultivar G1812 unplaced genomic scaffold, Tu2.1 TuUngrouped_contig_6641, whole genome shotgun sequence and encodes:
- the LOC125530895 gene encoding lipase-like, with translation MMKFVRAWLLGALGLAELLVIAVVHLTYGFYLFTTAVRRDLSRLAGAPKNAVIGDGQAEAVLDGAVPPIVLVHGVLGFGKGRMAGMSYFAGAEEKDDRVLVPDLGSLTSMHDRARELFYYLKGGRVDYGEEHSRAYGHARFGRAYDRGHYPMWDEEHPAHFVGHSAGAQVIRLLQQMLHDKAFDGYENTSENWVLSVTSLSGVLNGSTTAYLGGIRPEDDRSMSFVCLAQIYRVGTTIYHWLDIPWLKRYYDFGFDHFGMSWRTVGVSGLPSLLAGTSGPFATGDWILPDLTIQNAARMNADVRTFPNTFYFSYATRRTTKFCGVTVPSGVMHIHPLVFIHVMQLCRWRHFASEPPCKDYRDEDWEDNDGALNTFSMTHPRIPVEHPSLLVEDDSNRHRLQPGIWYYKIVEADHMTFVINRPRRCVQFDLVYDSIFQNCRKHVYRMTPPMLPNQKLT